Proteins co-encoded in one Candidatus Omnitrophota bacterium genomic window:
- a CDS encoding sodium-translocating pyrophosphatase has protein sequence MSGFDPLILAPVGSILALGFAVYLAFSILRKDQGNEKMREIAEAVRIGARAYLTRQYLGVALFFAVVFIILLAMALKGYLVIFVPFAFLTGGFFSGLSGFIGMTIATQSSNRTAAAAMKSLNSGLRVAFSSGAVMGLTVVGLGLLDLSVWYYFLNWYYSCHPIPLGTDKIAAITSTMLCFGMGASSQALFARVGGGIFTKAADVGADLVGKVEAGIPEDDPRNPAVIADNVGDNVGDVAGMGADLYESYVGSIVATSALGVAAGLGLAGVTVPMVMAAVGVIASIIGTFFVKSKEEASQKVLLAALRKGVFSSSILVAVISYFLVRSILGVENLGIYWSVLSGLVAGVLIGLCTEYYTSSTFKPTRFIAEQALTGPATVIIGGLAVGMMSTALPVIIVSIAVMLSFYLSGGAANFNLGLYGVGISAVGMLSTLGITLATDAYGPVADNAGGNAEMAHLPPEVRKRTDALDSLGNTTAATGKGFAIGSAALTALALIAAYRDQVALFGKEIKGSLMDPSVLVGLFIGGMLPFLFCSMTMRAVGRAAGKIVVEVRRQFKEIVGLMEGTAKPDYARCVNIATVAAQHEMILPSLLAIISPIFVGIVLGVEAVSGLLTGATVSGFVLAVMMANSGGAWDNAKKYVEEGNHGGKGSVAHKAAVVGDTVGDPFKDTSGPSLNILIKLMSMVSIVFASFIVKNAFLK, from the coding sequence ATGTCAGGGTTTGATCCGTTGATTTTAGCGCCTGTAGGTTCAATTTTAGCGCTGGGTTTTGCCGTGTATTTGGCGTTTAGTATTTTGCGCAAAGACCAAGGCAATGAGAAGATGCGTGAGATCGCCGAGGCAGTCAGGATTGGGGCAAGGGCGTATCTTACCCGTCAGTATCTGGGGGTAGCTTTGTTTTTCGCGGTAGTTTTTATCATTTTGTTGGCTATGGCATTAAAAGGGTATTTAGTTATATTTGTGCCCTTTGCTTTCTTAACTGGAGGTTTCTTTTCCGGGCTTTCCGGTTTTATCGGCATGACCATTGCCACGCAGTCGTCTAATCGCACCGCGGCAGCAGCGATGAAGAGCCTGAATTCAGGTTTGCGGGTGGCTTTTTCAAGCGGGGCAGTTATGGGTTTAACTGTGGTGGGCTTAGGCCTGTTGGATTTAAGCGTCTGGTATTACTTTCTGAATTGGTATTATTCCTGTCATCCCATTCCATTAGGTACAGATAAAATCGCCGCGATTACTTCTACCATGCTTTGTTTTGGTATGGGGGCCAGTTCCCAGGCCCTTTTTGCCAGGGTTGGCGGTGGAATTTTTACTAAGGCCGCGGACGTGGGAGCGGATTTAGTAGGTAAGGTTGAAGCCGGTATTCCTGAAGACGATCCACGTAATCCGGCAGTTATCGCGGACAATGTAGGCGATAATGTCGGTGATGTCGCGGGCATGGGTGCTGACCTTTACGAATCTTATGTCGGTTCTATTGTGGCTACTTCTGCTTTGGGGGTTGCCGCAGGTTTAGGTTTAGCTGGGGTCACTGTCCCTATGGTTATGGCCGCGGTAGGGGTTATTGCCTCTATTATTGGAACATTCTTTGTCAAAAGTAAAGAAGAGGCAAGCCAGAAAGTGCTTTTGGCAGCTTTAAGAAAAGGGGTATTCAGCAGTTCTATATTAGTGGCAGTTATTTCTTATTTTCTGGTGAGGTCTATTTTAGGCGTAGAGAATTTAGGTATTTACTGGTCGGTATTATCCGGTTTAGTCGCCGGAGTTTTAATTGGTTTATGCACTGAATATTATACTTCAAGTACTTTTAAACCTACGCGTTTTATCGCCGAGCAAGCTTTAACCGGGCCGGCAACAGTGATTATCGGAGGCTTGGCAGTGGGGATGATGTCCACGGCTTTGCCGGTTATAATTGTAAGTATCGCGGTTATGTTAAGCTTCTATTTATCAGGAGGCGCCGCTAATTTTAATTTAGGGCTTTATGGCGTAGGCATCTCCGCGGTGGGGATGCTTTCTACTTTAGGCATTACCTTAGCTACAGATGCTTATGGCCCGGTCGCGGATAACGCCGGAGGAAACGCCGAGATGGCGCATCTTCCTCCTGAAGTGCGTAAACGTACCGATGCTTTGGATTCTTTAGGAAATACTACCGCGGCTACTGGAAAAGGTTTCGCTATCGGCTCGGCAGCCTTAACCGCTCTGGCTTTAATTGCCGCTTACCGGGATCAGGTGGCTCTTTTTGGAAAAGAAATAAAGGGTTCTTTAATGGATCCCAGCGTTTTAGTGGGGTTATTTATCGGCGGGATGCTGCCGTTTCTTTTCTGCTCCATGACTATGCGCGCTGTGGGACGTGCCGCGGGAAAGATCGTGGTAGAGGTGCGCCGCCAGTTTAAAGAAATAGTCGGATTAATGGAGGGCACAGCTAAGCCGGATTACGCGCGTTGCGTGAATATTGCTACTGTTGCCGCCCAGCACGAGATGATCCTGCCTTCATTATTAGCGATCATCTCTCCGATTTTTGTGGGCATAGTTTTAGGCGTGGAGGCGGTTTCCGGGCTTTTGACTGGTGCCACGGTTTCAGGTTTTGTCTTGGCGGTAATGATGGCTAATTCCGGGGGAGCATGGGATAATGCTAAGAAATACGTTGAAGAAGGAAACCATGGAGGTAAAGGTTCAGTTGCCCATAAGGCGGCAGTTGTTGGCGATACCGTAGGAGATCCTTTTAAAGATACTTCCGGGCCAAGTTTGAATATCTTGATTAAGCTTATGTCTATGGTTTCCATTGTTTTTGCTTCGTTTATCGTTAAGAATGCTTTCTTGAAATAA
- a CDS encoding cation-translocating P-type ATPase has translation MQAIKFYCFSADQTANQLKSNIHSGLSLEEAKKRLDEYGPNQLQQKKSVSAVIIFLGQFNDFIVWVLIGASLVSGFLQEWVDAFAIITIVVINAILGFVQEYRAEKSLAALRKLTNPSSKVIRAGKNEVIASAQLVVGDLIELEAGDNVPADARLVWVTSNFSVQESSLTGESAAVVKTTAILEGKEAALADRLNMVYMGTSVVSGKARALIISVGMNTELGLIAGMVQETVKETTPLQKKLEEFGKWIVVLCFVLVGLVFLLEWSRGGKVIDVFLTAVSLAVAAIPEGLPAVVTISLALGVHRMVKRHALIRRLSSVETLGCATVICSDKTGTLTKNEMTVQAIFSGGRLFEVSGVGYAPKGVFSLDKKEIRAVDYPDLLKTLTCAVLCNGASLKETSDGYKIAGDPTEGSLLSAAGKAGLWKNDLEKQACFIDEIPFDSDRKKMTIIREYKGKRTAFVKGAADLFLEDAVEIEENGILRKLTPEDKASIHKCNEELASSALRVLAVGYRDLSGLSEEINPRVIEKGLVFAGLIAMMDPPREEVKMAVGLCREAGIKIVMITGDHKNTAVAIAGQLGFFNKDSLALSGEELDKLSDPEFDACVANVAVYARVSPEHKLRVVKAWRKRGEVVAMTGDGVNDAAAVKESDIGIAMGITGTDVTKEVSDMVITDDNFASIVDAVEEGRGIYDNIRKSIHYLLSCNTGEILVMLLASLLGLPVPLLPIQILWVNLVTDSLPALALAVDPVDPDIMKKNARKSSEAIINKKQAVLMLLQGAFIAFCSLFAFCFVLFIEKEGLIRARTCAFIVLACSQLFHAFNCRSQKVSLFKLGLFTNLKLLYAAGISFVLLTAVIYAPFLQKIFKIEALGLRDWLLVMLVSSLPLWAMQLIKKLYPSKMVS, from the coding sequence ATGCAGGCTATTAAATTTTATTGTTTTTCAGCAGATCAAACTGCAAACCAGTTAAAAAGCAATATTCATTCCGGGTTGTCACTTGAAGAAGCTAAAAAACGCCTTGATGAATATGGGCCGAACCAGCTTCAGCAGAAGAAAAGCGTTTCCGCGGTTATTATTTTTTTGGGGCAATTCAATGATTTTATTGTCTGGGTATTAATAGGCGCCTCTTTAGTTTCTGGATTTTTGCAGGAGTGGGTGGACGCCTTTGCTATTATAACGATAGTGGTGATAAACGCCATTTTAGGGTTTGTTCAGGAATACCGCGCGGAAAAGTCGTTAGCCGCCTTAAGAAAATTAACAAATCCCTCCTCAAAGGTCATCCGCGCGGGTAAAAATGAAGTTATTGCTTCTGCGCAATTAGTTGTAGGCGATTTAATTGAGCTTGAAGCAGGGGATAATGTGCCTGCGGATGCAAGATTAGTTTGGGTTACTTCTAATTTCAGCGTCCAAGAGTCCAGCCTTACAGGAGAATCTGCCGCGGTTGTGAAAACAACCGCTATTTTGGAAGGCAAAGAGGCTGCGCTTGCCGATCGTTTAAATATGGTTTATATGGGCACCTCTGTTGTGTCCGGTAAGGCCAGAGCGCTTATTATTTCTGTTGGAATGAATACAGAACTTGGGTTGATTGCCGGGATGGTGCAGGAAACAGTTAAAGAAACAACGCCTCTACAGAAAAAACTGGAAGAATTCGGAAAATGGATCGTTGTTTTATGTTTTGTTTTAGTCGGCCTTGTATTTTTGTTAGAGTGGTCCCGCGGCGGCAAGGTCATTGATGTGTTCTTAACCGCGGTCAGCCTTGCTGTGGCGGCTATTCCCGAGGGGTTGCCGGCGGTAGTTACCATTTCCTTGGCATTGGGAGTGCACAGAATGGTCAAGCGGCATGCCTTGATAAGAAGGCTTTCTTCTGTGGAGACCTTGGGCTGTGCCACGGTTATTTGTTCAGATAAAACCGGGACCCTGACCAAGAACGAAATGACGGTGCAGGCTATTTTTTCCGGGGGAAGACTTTTTGAAGTCTCCGGGGTTGGTTATGCCCCTAAAGGAGTTTTTTCTTTAGATAAAAAAGAAATACGCGCGGTTGATTATCCGGATCTGTTAAAGACCCTTACTTGCGCGGTTTTGTGCAACGGGGCAAGCCTTAAGGAAACCTCCGATGGTTATAAAATTGCAGGAGATCCCACGGAGGGATCATTGTTATCTGCTGCCGGTAAGGCAGGATTATGGAAGAATGATTTAGAAAAACAAGCTTGTTTTATTGATGAGATTCCCTTTGATTCGGACCGCAAGAAAATGACTATTATCCGTGAATATAAAGGCAAAAGAACAGCTTTTGTAAAAGGGGCTGCGGATTTATTCCTGGAAGATGCTGTTGAAATTGAGGAAAATGGCATTTTGAGAAAATTAACCCCAGAGGATAAAGCCTCTATCCATAAATGCAACGAAGAGTTAGCTTCTTCTGCCCTGCGCGTTTTAGCAGTTGGCTACAGGGATTTAAGCGGCTTGTCAGAAGAAATCAATCCGCGGGTAATTGAGAAGGGCCTTGTTTTTGCCGGGTTGATCGCGATGATGGACCCTCCTCGGGAAGAAGTAAAAATGGCAGTAGGTTTGTGCCGTGAAGCCGGGATTAAAATTGTGATGATCACCGGCGATCATAAGAATACCGCTGTAGCTATAGCCGGGCAGTTAGGATTCTTTAATAAGGATTCTTTAGCTTTAAGCGGGGAAGAGCTTGATAAATTAAGCGATCCAGAGTTTGACGCTTGTGTGGCCAATGTGGCAGTATATGCCCGGGTTTCGCCAGAGCATAAATTAAGGGTTGTGAAAGCTTGGCGAAAAAGAGGTGAAGTTGTGGCTATGACTGGGGACGGAGTTAATGACGCTGCGGCAGTAAAAGAGTCGGATATCGGAATAGCCATGGGCATTACCGGAACAGATGTAACCAAAGAAGTTTCCGATATGGTTATTACCGATGATAATTTTGCTTCCATTGTTGATGCGGTTGAAGAGGGCAGAGGCATATATGATAATATAAGAAAATCTATCCATTATCTTCTTTCCTGTAATACCGGAGAGATATTAGTGATGTTATTGGCTTCTTTGCTGGGTTTGCCGGTGCCGCTATTGCCTATACAGATATTATGGGTTAATCTTGTGACTGACAGCTTGCCGGCTTTGGCATTGGCAGTGGATCCGGTTGATCCTGATATTATGAAAAAAAACGCGCGTAAATCAAGCGAAGCGATCATAAATAAAAAACAAGCTGTTTTAATGCTTTTACAGGGAGCGTTTATTGCCTTTTGCAGTTTATTCGCTTTTTGTTTCGTATTATTCATAGAAAAAGAAGGGTTAATCCGCGCTCGCACTTGCGCCTTTATTGTGTTGGCATGCAGTCAGTTGTTCCATGCTTTTAACTGCCGAAGCCAGAAAGTTTCTTTATTTAAGCTTGGGCTTTTTACTAACCTGAAATTGCTTTATGCCGCAGGGATTTCTTTTGTTCTTCTGACGGCGGTTATTTATGCCCCATTCTTGCAGAAGATCTTTAAAATCGAGGCTTTGGGATTGCGGGATTGGCTGTTGGTGATGCTGGTTTCTTCTTTGCCTCTCTGGGCGATGCAACTTATTAAGAAACTTTATCCAAGCAAAATGGTTTCTTAA
- a CDS encoding diguanylate cyclase: MQAKSIVSEAFYPKLRFFYFKLMVNYNSRKLAISQRESACQDKNDIFSWYNSDWEFWLDTQNHIIYSSLQAERISGYQAQDFEKDPGFFLGIIHPQDRQIFVSHNCSCAKVGCTENIEFRIIHRDGSIRWISHVCQPLYGSDNVLLGLRAINHDITERKAKERELELYREQLELLVKEHDFKLTEEIKQRKKIEKDLITLSKRIEFILGASRTGLDIIDSDYVVVYVDPEWAKIYGDCSGKKCYQYFMGKDSPCPGCGVAQALEKKCAVVTEEILVRENNRPIQVTSIPFQSAEGKWMVAEVNVDITKRKEFEEKLRQTETQQKAILNNIPDIAWLKDHESRFIAVNQPFANACGFSVEQIIGKSDFDVWPKELAERYRSDDQEVMSTGCRKCVEEPLADKEGKIKWIETIKTPIYGQEGQILGTTGIARNITERKLSEEALKKYQGRLEQLVQERTAKLQEKIGQCRTAEKNSEKLNKELLLSNQKLKQLSLRDSHTGLYNHRYLDEIVEAEFHRAKRYMSCFSVMMLDLDYFKSINDVYGHQFGDLVLKQFSRQLKKIVRRYDTVIRYGGEEFIIISPALDRKDGIEFAQRLLKIINFTDLGDKQHLLRLKLTIAVASYPEDKANCGMDLVELVDQILNRAKEGGGNRVYSSDNVSLIKPAHYQEAASIHFLKHKISKLTKRANQGLMEAVFAFAKTIEAKDHYTGEHVEQTVQYATDLSCALGLSDNEIELVRQAAILHDLGKIGISENILLKKSSLTKKEFDQIKKHPEIGVEIIRPIHFFHPIIPYIMHHHERWDGAGYPLGLKKDAIPLGARIVALADVYQALISDRPYRKAYSNQGAVSILVNESGRLFDPRIAGVFIDLLKKN, encoded by the coding sequence TTGCAGGCTAAGTCTATAGTAAGCGAGGCTTTTTATCCAAAGCTTCGCTTTTTTTATTTTAAGCTTATGGTTAATTATAATTCTAGAAAATTAGCGATTTCGCAGAGAGAATCAGCCTGCCAGGATAAAAATGATATTTTTTCCTGGTATAACTCTGATTGGGAATTCTGGCTGGACACCCAAAATCATATAATCTATTCTTCTTTGCAGGCAGAGAGAATAAGCGGCTATCAGGCGCAAGATTTTGAGAAAGACCCCGGATTTTTCTTAGGCATTATCCATCCGCAAGACCGTCAGATTTTTGTCAGCCACAATTGTTCTTGTGCTAAGGTTGGTTGCACAGAAAATATAGAATTCAGGATTATTCATCGCGACGGCAGCATCCGCTGGATTTCTCACGTCTGTCAGCCTCTTTATGGCAGTGACAACGTTTTATTGGGCCTGCGCGCGATCAACCACGATATAACCGAGAGAAAAGCAAAAGAGAGAGAATTAGAATTATACCGTGAACAGCTGGAACTTCTGGTTAAAGAACATGATTTTAAGCTTACTGAAGAAATAAAACAGCGCAAGAAGATAGAAAAAGATTTAATTACTCTGAGTAAACGGATTGAATTTATTTTAGGCGCCAGCCGCACAGGTTTAGATATTATTGACTCCGATTATGTTGTGGTTTATGTTGATCCTGAATGGGCCAAGATTTACGGAGATTGCTCTGGCAAGAAATGCTACCAGTATTTTATGGGGAAAGACAGCCCCTGTCCGGGTTGCGGCGTGGCGCAGGCGCTAGAAAAGAAGTGCGCAGTTGTCACAGAGGAAATCTTAGTCAGGGAAAATAACCGTCCTATCCAGGTAACAAGCATTCCTTTTCAATCTGCCGAAGGTAAATGGATGGTCGCGGAAGTCAATGTTGACATAACTAAGCGTAAAGAATTTGAGGAAAAACTAAGGCAGACAGAGACTCAGCAAAAAGCCATCCTGAATAATATCCCCGATATCGCTTGGCTTAAAGACCACGAAAGCCGATTTATCGCGGTAAACCAGCCTTTTGCCAATGCCTGCGGATTTTCCGTGGAACAGATAATCGGTAAAAGCGATTTTGATGTCTGGCCTAAAGAATTGGCAGAAAGATACCGCAGCGACGATCAGGAAGTAATGTCTACCGGATGCCGTAAATGCGTGGAAGAGCCGTTAGCGGATAAAGAAGGTAAAATCAAGTGGATTGAAACTATCAAGACTCCTATCTATGGGCAGGAGGGCCAGATCTTAGGCACAACCGGTATTGCCCGGAATATCACCGAGCGCAAATTATCCGAAGAAGCGCTTAAGAAGTATCAGGGCAGATTAGAGCAATTAGTTCAAGAAAGGACAGCCAAGCTTCAGGAGAAAATAGGCCAGTGCCGTACGGCAGAAAAAAACAGTGAGAAACTTAACAAGGAACTTCTTCTTTCAAACCAGAAATTAAAACAGCTTTCTTTGCGCGATTCCCATACCGGGCTTTATAACCATCGATATTTGGATGAAATTGTAGAAGCGGAATTTCATCGCGCCAAGCGGTATATGTCTTGCTTTTCGGTGATGATGCTGGATTTGGATTATTTTAAATCCATTAATGATGTTTACGGGCATCAGTTTGGGGATTTGGTTTTAAAGCAGTTTTCCCGTCAGCTTAAGAAAATAGTGCGCAGGTATGATACTGTAATAAGATATGGAGGAGAAGAATTTATAATTATTTCTCCGGCACTTGACCGCAAGGACGGCATTGAATTCGCCCAGCGGTTATTAAAAATAATAAATTTCACGGATTTAGGGGATAAGCAACATCTCTTAAGGCTAAAATTAACTATTGCCGTAGCTTCATACCCTGAAGATAAGGCTAATTGCGGTATGGATCTGGTGGAATTAGTGGACCAAATCCTGAATCGGGCAAAAGAAGGCGGAGGAAACCGGGTGTATTCTTCGGATAATGTCAGCTTGATAAAGCCCGCGCATTATCAAGAAGCAGCAAGTATCCATTTCTTGAAGCATAAAATAAGCAAATTAACTAAACGCGCTAATCAGGGATTAATGGAGGCAGTATTTGCTTTTGCCAAGACCATAGAAGCCAAAGATCACTATACCGGAGAGCATGTGGAGCAGACAGTGCAGTATGCCACAGATCTGTCCTGCGCTTTAGGATTGTCAGATAATGAAATTGAGCTTGTCCGTCAGGCCGCTATTTTGCACGATCTGGGGAAGATTGGGATAAGTGAAAATATACTTTTAAAGAAGTCTTCTCTTACTAAGAAGGAATTCGATCAGATCAAAAAGCATCCTGAAATCGGCGTAGAGATCATCCGGCCGATCCATTTTTTCCATCCCATTATTCCTTATATAATGCATCATCACGAGAGATGGGATGGGGCTGGTTACCCTCTGGGCCTTAAAAAAGACGCGATACCTTTGGGCGCGCGCATTGTGGCCTTAGCCGATGTTTATCAGGCGCTTATTTCTGACCGCCCGTACCGCAAGGCCTATTCTAATCAAGGGGCGGTTTCCATTCTTGTTAATGAATCCGGCAGGCTTTTTGACCCGCGTATCGCAGGTGTTTTTATTGACCTCCTGAAAAAAAATTGA
- a CDS encoding nitroreductase family protein, protein MDMLEKIKTRRSIREYQDRPIPKGDIEKIIDAARFAATARNVQPWKFVAVFNKETLRKIASFSQNGEFIKGAALCIAVFCADTKYYLEDGCSATVNIMLAAASLGIGSCWVAGDKKDYCPQVCSLLKAPVEFKLVSLVSLGYPAQKDSFVLKDKLPVSDLLRWEHF, encoded by the coding sequence ATGGATATGCTTGAAAAAATTAAAACCCGCCGCAGTATCCGGGAATATCAAGACCGGCCTATTCCTAAAGGCGACATAGAGAAGATTATTGATGCCGCGCGTTTTGCCGCTACCGCAAGAAACGTCCAGCCTTGGAAGTTTGTGGCGGTGTTTAATAAGGAAACCTTAAGAAAGATCGCAAGTTTTTCCCAGAACGGCGAGTTTATTAAAGGCGCTGCTTTATGCATCGCGGTATTTTGCGCGGATACCAAGTATTATCTTGAAGATGGTTGTTCTGCCACGGTGAATATAATGCTTGCGGCAGCTTCTTTAGGTATAGGCTCTTGCTGGGTTGCCGGAGATAAAAAAGATTATTGTCCGCAAGTCTGTTCTCTTCTTAAAGCTCCTGTGGAGTTTAAATTGGTCAGTTTAGTTTCTTTAGGGTATCCTGCCCAAAAGGATAGTTTTGTCTTAAAAGATAAACTCCCGGTATCGGATCTATTACGTTGGGAGCATTTCTAA
- a CDS encoding YbgC/FadM family acyl-CoA thioesterase: MKVRVYYHDTDCGGVVYYANYLKYMEQARTEFLESRQINMKALVEQGTYFVVAHQEIDYKLPARYGDILEISSRLIKISTVKLEYEHEVNNQNGQLVCKGKAVLVCVDSSIKPKAIPEDIKSKLGG, encoded by the coding sequence ATGAAGGTGCGCGTTTACTATCACGATACGGATTGCGGGGGCGTGGTCTATTACGCCAATTACCTAAAATATATGGAGCAGGCGCGTACTGAATTCTTAGAGAGCCGCCAGATAAATATGAAGGCCTTGGTAGAGCAGGGCACATATTTTGTGGTGGCGCATCAGGAAATAGACTATAAACTGCCTGCGCGCTATGGGGATATTCTGGAGATTTCATCAAGGCTTATTAAAATATCAACAGTGAAATTGGAATATGAGCATGAAGTTAATAACCAAAATGGCCAGCTTGTTTGTAAGGGCAAGGCAGTCTTGGTCTGCGTGGACAGCAGCATAAAGCCCAAAGCCATACCAGAAGATATTAAGAGCAAGCTTGGGGGTTAG
- a CDS encoding secondary thiamine-phosphate synthase enzyme YjbQ, protein MKHYKEYLWFETQARQDFINITSSVQAAIDKSKIKEGLCLVNAMHITSSVFINDDESGLHKDFSVWLEKLAPFGKDKYQHNLTGEDNADAHLKRTIMGREVVVAISCGKLDFGPWEQIFYGEFDGQRKKRVLVKIIGE, encoded by the coding sequence ATGAAGCACTATAAAGAATACCTTTGGTTTGAAACCCAAGCCCGCCAAGATTTCATTAATATAACTTCTTCTGTCCAGGCAGCTATCGATAAAAGCAAAATAAAAGAGGGCTTGTGTTTGGTCAATGCCATGCATATTACATCAAGCGTCTTTATAAACGATGATGAATCCGGCCTGCATAAAGATTTTTCTGTTTGGCTTGAGAAATTAGCCCCCTTTGGCAAAGATAAATATCAACATAACTTAACCGGCGAAGATAACGCCGACGCGCATCTTAAAAGAACTATTATGGGCCGCGAGGTGGTTGTGGCAATAAGCTGCGGCAAGCTGGATTTCGGGCCATGGGAACAGATTTTCTACGGCGAGTTTGACGGGCAGCGCAAAAAGAGGGTTTTAGTCAAAATCATAGGAGAATAG
- a CDS encoding HD domain-containing protein has product MKFDKNKFLLEFARQLAFLCEQRIKFCHGHAVSVCNISMLIGNHMKLGKEKLRKLQLSALLHDVGKIAVRDTILNKATSLELEEYEEVKKHALLGAEMIKKIKALEDISGIVRQHHEHFDGMGYPDCLKKEKILIQARIISVADAFDVITSVSSYRKPLSRAQALAEIEHNARRQFDPQVVCAFKEVCNTAAI; this is encoded by the coding sequence ATGAAATTTGATAAAAACAAATTCTTGCTTGAGTTCGCGCGGCAGTTAGCTTTTTTATGTGAGCAGAGGATAAAATTTTGCCATGGCCACGCGGTTTCCGTTTGCAATATCAGCATGCTTATTGGAAATCATATGAAGCTTGGCAAAGAAAAACTTCGCAAGCTTCAGTTGTCCGCTCTCTTGCATGATGTCGGCAAAATTGCGGTCAGGGACACGATATTAAATAAGGCAACTTCGCTTGAACTTGAAGAATACGAAGAAGTAAAGAAACACGCTTTATTGGGCGCAGAGATGATCAAGAAAATAAAGGCTTTAGAAGATATATCAGGGATTGTGCGCCAACATCATGAGCATTTTGACGGTATGGGGTATCCGGATTGCTTAAAGAAGGAAAAGATACTTATCCAGGCGCGGATTATTTCCGTGGCAGACGCCTTTGATGTTATTACCTCTGTTTCATCATACCGCAAGCCTTTAAGCCGCGCGCAAGCCTTGGCGGAAATAGAGCATAACGCCCGCAGGCAATTTGACCCGCAAGTGGTTTGTGCCTTTAAGGAAGTTTGCAATACCGCGGCGATATGA
- a CDS encoding HAD family phosphatase, whose amino-acid sequence MYRKLKCKFKAVLFDMDGVITNTMPYHFKAWKEVLLNIGIKASCFDVYKREGQDGLSTLRTLFQEKGLKFDLRQAQDILRRKEELFKRIVRIKFVPGSRSFVRNLHKHGFLLGLVTGTSRHEMERILPRDLRDLFCVTVTGDEVKKSKPNPEPFLKAFGKLVLAKKDVVVIENAPFGIEAAKKAGLRCIALETSLPRYYLKGADMVFKSFTQLKKAVCEL is encoded by the coding sequence ATGTATAGAAAATTAAAGTGTAAATTTAAAGCGGTTTTATTTGATATGGATGGGGTTATCACCAACACCATGCCCTATCATTTTAAGGCCTGGAAAGAAGTTCTTTTAAATATCGGGATCAAGGCGTCTTGTTTCGATGTCTATAAGCGGGAAGGACAGGATGGTTTAAGCACCTTAAGGACTTTGTTCCAAGAAAAAGGCCTTAAGTTTGACTTGCGCCAGGCGCAAGATATTTTAAGGCGCAAAGAAGAGCTTTTTAAGCGTATTGTGCGCATAAAATTTGTCCCGGGAAGCCGTAGTTTTGTGCGCAATCTGCACAAGCACGGGTTTCTTCTGGGCTTGGTTACCGGAACCTCGCGCCATGAGATGGAAAGAATACTTCCGCGGGATTTGCGGGATTTGTTTTGTGTTACGGTTACTGGCGATGAAGTTAAGAAAAGCAAACCCAACCCGGAGCCTTTCTTAAAAGCGTTTGGCAAATTGGTTTTAGCCAAGAAAGATGTGGTAGTAATTGAAAACGCGCCCTTTGGCATTGAGGCGGCGAAGAAAGCAGGGTTGCGCTGTATTGCGTTAGAGACTTCGCTTCCGCGTTATTATTTGAAAGGCGCGGATATGGTTTTTAAATCTTTTACCCAGCTTAAAAAAGCGGTGTGTGAATTATGA